The DNA region GTGGCAAAGGCAGAGGTGAGAGAACCGATCAACTGATTCAGAGCCAGTTTAACTGCAGCGGCAGCACCCACAGGGCCAATTAATCGAGGATTAGGGCCAAAGCAACTGAGGACTTCCTGCCATTGCTCAAATTGTTCTGAAGTGGCTCCCACCATGACGATCAATTTGCCGCTCTGCGCTTCAGGAATGCTGCCCAAAACAGGGGCTTCCAGGTAATCGCCACCAGCCGCGAGAATATCGGCTTGCAGGGCACGGCTTTCTGCAGGGGCGATCGTTCCCATTTGAATCACCGTCTTACCTGCCAGTTCTGCCCGACAGGCTGCCGACAGCACGACTTCTCGAATCGCCTCAGCATTGGTCAGCATCAGGATAATGCAGGTGGATGTCTGGATTAGTTGTTGGGGAGAAGGGGCGATCGCGACTCCCAGCTTTTGCAGCGGAACTAATTTTTCGGCTGTGCGGTTGTAGGCCATCAACGAAAACCCCGTATTTAATAGCCTTTCCGCCATTGGCAATCCCATTAACCCCGTGCCAATTAATCCAATTTCCATACTTTGCCCTCCAATCCAGTGCTGCAACGATACCTTATCGGATTAGGCTAGGATTTAGCAAAATTCTGATCACGCGGCTTCTAGGTAGAACTATGGCAGACCAAGCAGGTAAAGTATATCTCGTTGGTTCCGGGCCTGGAGATGCCGCCTATCTAACGGTACAGGCTCAGGAATTATTGAGTCGAGCGGAAGTGGTTGTCTACGATGCGCTGGTAGACAACGATTTGCTCAAAGGGGTTCCGGAGGGTTGCCTGAAACTGAATGTGGGCAAACGAGGTGGCCAACCCAGCACGCCTCAATCTGAAATTAATCAGTTGCTGGTGGAATACTGCCAGCAGGGAAAGCAGGTTGTACGCCTGAAGAATGGCGACCCCTTTATTTTTGGGCGGGCTGAATCAGAAATTAAAGCCTTGAGAAGGGCTGGCTGCGAATATGAAGTACTGCCCGGTCTGTCTTCGGCTCTCGTCGCCCCCCTGCTGGCTGGGATTCCCTTAACCGATCCAGATCTAAGCCAGTGCTTCACCGTGCTGACTGCTCATAATCCGGATTCTCTCCCCTGGGTATCGCTGGCCCGCATAGAAACCCTGGTCATTCTCATGGGAGGCCGTACTCTACCAGAAATTGTGCGGCGGTTAAGGGGGCATGGACGATCGCCCGACACCCCCGTAGCCATCATTCGCTATGCAGGTCGTCCAGAGCAGCAGGTCTGGGAAGGCACTCTATCCAACATCCTGGCGAAAACCGCTGAAGCCTCCCTTGCCCCCTGTGTGATTGTGATTGGGGAAGTCGTCCGTCTCCGCAAATACATCCAACCCCAAACATCAGACGCTACCAAGACAACCAGCAAATCTCAACGCCAGGAAATTCCAGCCGAACCTACCCATTTCTCTACCCGCCCCCCCCGTACAGACGCGATTAGTCCCGTCTCTACTCCCACCCCTACTGCCTCCCCACCAGCCGATCTCCCTCCTCTTAACCTCCCCACCACCCCCACATCCCTCACTTCTTCCACCCCCACCCCCCTGCCCCCCCTCTCCTCGCCCTCCCCCTCTCCTCTCTCTTCTCCACTCGTGTTGCCCACCGAACCCCCTGCCCCAGCCACCCCCCTCCCGCTGGCCGATAAAATCGTTCTCGTCACCCGTGCCGCCAGCCAATCCAGCCAGTTCACCCAACTGCTGCAGGAGCAGGGAGCCAGGGTTATAGAAATGCCAACCCTGGAAATTGGGCCGCCATCTAGCTGGAGAGAACTGGATGATGCGATCGCCCATTTGGAAGACTTTGACTGGCTGATTCTCACCTCGACCAATGGTGTCGATTACTTCTTTGAACGTCTGAAAGCCTATCAGGATGGGGATGCCAGCCTTTACTGCAACATTCGGATCGCTGTAGTGGGTGAAAAAACGGCCCAACGGTTAGCGAAATGGGGAGTTCAGCCCGACTTCATCCCGCCCAACTTCATCGCCGATTCTCTAATCGCTAAGTTTCCCGAACCCTTGAGTGGCCTGAGAATTCTCTTTCCCAGGGTGGAAAGTGGAGGCCGGGAAGTGCTGGTGAAAGAATTTGGCAGCCAGGGAGCCAGAGTACGAGAAGTCGCCGCTTACGAATCCCGCTGTCCCACAACGATCGCACCTGAAGCTCTGGCCGCTCTCCAAAATAAAGCCATTGATGTGATCACCTTCGCCAGTTCTAAAACCGTGCAGAACTTCTGCCAGCTTTCCCTGCAAGCCGATCCCTCCTGGCAATCCTGGCTGGAAGAAGTCTGCATCGCTTCGATCGGCCCTCAAACTAGCAAAACCTGCGAGAGTTTATTAGGCCGAGTCGATGTCGAAGCAACAGAGCATACCCTGGATGGACTGACACAGGCGATCGTCGATTGGGCCAGCAGCGACCAGGAAAGCCAGGGAAATACGGGAGATAGGGAGGGCAAGGAAGATGCAGAAGAACGTAATGCGATCATGGGTGACACGATCATGGGCGAATGACAGCACACGTCCCTCCTAACTCCCAATCCCTGATCCCTGGGTGTGACTAAAATTTGATGTAGCTATTCTGCAAAAGTGAAGCCATAGCGATTAATCTTTGACCAAAATTGCTGCCATCGTCCTTGACTGTAACTCAAGGTTCGTAAGCTCAAAACAATCCCCGCTCCATGTTCTTTCCACTTCATTCCAGAGCCACACAGACGTGCTTTGACAATGACTTTACATCCCGCTTCGGTGACTCCTGAGCCAATGGGTAAATGAGCAGCAATCGCCTCGGCATAGCGCATCTGATGGTGGTGATTGCGAAAGTAAGTGATGGCATCTTGTAATCCCTTTTGCACCGATTGACTCACCCGTTTCGGCACAATGGTTTCCATTTCTGTCAGCAGTCGTTGAGCGGCACCCACCTCGTGCTTCAGCAGATGACAATGCTCATCCATCCAGCTTTTTTGATGTTTAGGATTGCGGGGATGGATGGCTTTAGCAACGTTGTCGAGATACTGAGTGGCATGAAAGAAATCCAAAACTTGACTATCCGTGACGGGTTCGAGAAACGTCCAATTCTCCGGTGCTCCATCGGCTAACCCTTGATAATGGGAGTTGGGATACAACCGTTTGATGTGTTCAATTTCTCGTCGCATTCGATCTAAAAAGGTTTGCCGTCCCTGTTCGGGTGCGGCGGCGACATAGGTGGTGTGGAGCCTTTCCCCTTGAGCATCATAGAGACTGAGGGTCCCAATCATGGCTTGGCGAAATCCGTCTTTGCATAACAACAGGCAGGTGCCATCGACACCGAGACTGACCGTTGCCACCTCTACAGGTAATTTTGGTGTCTGATAGTGCCAATCCTCTTCCTTGAGCAAGGCAATCTCACCGACCGCTTCGGCTAACGTTTGCACAAACGAACGGTGGATCACTCGTCCATGATTTTCCCGCAAATCTTCTACCACTCGGACACTACTCATCTCCGCATATTTGTGGGAGATTTGTTTGGCCAACCGGGGGGTTGAAGTCATGATGATCCGAGCATCGACTTCCAGGGGACAAAAGGTGGGTCCACCCGCGCTCGTTTGGTACACATGCCGATGTACTTCTACTGTTCCATAAGGGGTTTGATAGGTTTTGGGCAATTGTCCTTTACTCGTCCAATTCATCCCGCCCATTGCAATGGCACTGCCATCGGTATCAAACTGTTTGAGCGCTGCTCCACTGGCCAGAGTTCCTGCTTCATTCAGTACTGATTGGATGGTTTCTTCGGTGTCTAGAAATGATTGACTCAGAGGAATAGTAATTTGAAGAGTGATTGACTCTGTTGTACTTTGGACAATAGTTGCGGTCATTCCTTGCCCCTCCACAAGTCTGGGAAAGAGAATCCAGTCTTCAGAGCATATCAGGTCTTACCTCCTACATCAAATTTTAGTCAAACCCTGATCCCTAATCCCCGATCCCTGATCTCTAACCCTTGATCCCCCAATTTTCCCAATTCCGACTAGGCTAACCCATCAGGATTTGATAGGGTTTTAGACAGTTTGCTACAAGGATGAATGGTGATGGGGTCACTCACGGGACGAGATTTGTTGAGCATGGCGGATCTGACGGCAGAGGAACTGCAAGAGCTATTGCGATTAGCCGCTCAGTTAAAGTCAGGGGCATTAAGTTTGAGATGTGAGAAGATTTTGGGGCTGCTGTTCTATAAAGCGTCTACCCGAACTCGTGTCAGCTTCACTTCAGCCATGTATCGTTTGGGAGGACAGGTGTTAGACCTGAATCCGAATGTGACGCAGGTGAGTCGAGGGGAACCCCTGGAAGACACGGCCCGTGTTTTAGATCGCTATATTGATATCCTGGCGATTCGCACCTTTGATCAGCATGACCTGGAAAAGTTTGCTGAATATACCGAAATTCCCATCATCAACGCCCTCAGCGATCGCGAACATCCCTGTCAGGTGTTAGCCGATTTACAAACCATTCAGGAATCCTTCAACACACTGGAGGGAATCACCCTCACCTATGTTGGGGATGGCAGCAATAACATGGCTCACTCCCTGTTGTTGGGATGCGCCCTGGTAGGAATGAATGTACGGATTGCTTCACCCGCTGAATACCAGCCTTTGGAACCCATTGTGCAACAGGCAAAAGCCATCGCAGGCGATCGCTCTGAAGTGACCGTTACCACGGATGCGATTGCTGCTGTTCAGGGAAGCCAGGTTGTGTATACGGATGTGTGGGCCAGCATGGGTCAGGAAAGTTCGGCTCAATCCCGAATTCCCATCTTTCAACCCTATCAGGTGAATGAGCAACTGATGGCCCATGCGGATAGGCAGGCGATCGTACTGCATTGCCTGCCCGCCCATCGCGGCGAAGAAATTACCAATGGCGTCATCGAAGGGTCTCAATCCCGTGTGTGGGATCAGGCGGAAAACCGGATGCACGCTCAACAAGCTCTGATTGCCAGTTTATTGGGTGTAAAGTAAGGGCAAGCTTTGGGAGAGTAAGCCTTTTCCGGGACAACACAAACCTTCATATAAGAAATTTGATAAACGCTGGACAGAAATACTTTTTGATGGTACAAGTGTATCAAGGTACATTATTTCTACCTCAAACCCTTTCTGCCTAACACTTATGGATTCCCTTACTGAAGCCCAACAAGAACTCTACGATTGGCTGGTAGAGTATATCCGCGAGAATCAATATCCCCCTTCCATTCGGCAGATGATGAAAGCAATGGGATTGAAGTCTCCTGCTCCTGTGCAAAGCCGCCTGGAACACTTGCGATCGAAGGGTTATATTCAGTGGACAGAAGGGAAAGCCCGGACTATTCAGCTAACCCAGAACGCCATGCGGGGAGTTCCCATTAAGGGAGTGATTGCCGCTGGTAGCCTGGTTGATGTCTTCCCTGATGCAGAGGTAGAGTATCTGGATCTAGCAGGTCTTTCCTTGAAACCCAACTACTTTGCCTTGCAGGTTCGGGGTGACAGCATGGTCGATGCCATGATCGATGATGGCGACATTGTCATTCTTAAGCCTGTTCCAGATCCCAAAACTTTGAAGAACGGCACGATCGTAGCCGCCAGAGTCGAAAATCAGACGACCCTCAAATACTTCCACCGCAAAGGCGGCAAGGTCACTCTGGAACCTGCCAACAAAGCCTATCAGCCGATCGAAGTTCCAGCCTCCCAGGTTGAAATTCAGGGTGCTCTGGTGCATGTGTGGCGGGATTATAGTGCGTAGTCTGCTTGATTCCATTGGGTTGCTCTAGACAACAGCAACTTTCTGGCTGGGAGTATAGCCAGGGAAAATTCGATACTGATAAGGGGTTTTGAATTTCGCGTTTTACTCTAATTCCTAATCCCTCTTACAATCCCCCCAAACTATTCCCTCGCTGCCGCATCAGATCTGCCAACTTTTGCCGCTGCTCCGGATTCAGGACCTTACGGATTGCCAGCATACTCTCCATCCGAGTATCCGATAACTCCTGCCTGAGCCGCTGCACCTGATCAAACTTTTGTCGCACCTGCTCGGTAGAGGCGTTCCCGGCCATTAATTCCTTGAGTTCCCGCTGTGCTTGTTGAGCTGCCCGCCGTTGTTGGGTTAATCGTCCCTGATACTGGCTGCGAATTTGTCTAATTTTTTGAATTTGCTCTGAAGATAAATTTAGCTCTTTCAGCCAGCCTCTGGCCTCAGCACGCTTGGGCTGGTTCAGTTGGGCCAGGGCTATAGAGTGGGAAATAGCAGAGCTGACTACAGCAACAGGAGGGGTGAGGACGATCGCACTCCCCATTGTCATTACCAGTGCTGCAAGTGTAGAAACAGGACGAATCACCATAGGATTTACCCCTGGAAAGGGACTGAACAATAGTTAACACTCTGGTTAATTGACTGCCGATGGATCCTCTACTGACAGAATCTGCTCGTAGGTATGATCAACCACTGACTCAGAGGCCACCGTATTAGACCAGCTACTTTCAATAAACGCTTCTAACTCTGCAGCCTCTGCTGGACTGGGTTGAGGGGCAGGAGCAAACGTCCGATAGCCGATCACGGTAGCAATCACACCTGCCGCGATCGCTGAGGGGATCAACCATACCTGACGCCGTTGAACGGTACCAGAGGATTGAGAACGATCGCGGCGCACAAATTCCTCTGGGGATATGTTTGTTTCGATCTCCCGCATAATCCGGTCTTCCAGGTTAACGCTGGCTGGTGGGGCTACAGGTTGATGCTGTTTCAAAAACTCCGTTAAGGGTTTATCTTCTTCAGACGATGAATTCATAATTGGACTCCTTCTCGTTCAAGAAACTGGCGCATTGCTGCACGCGCATGGAATAAACGGGATTTTACCGTTCCCAACGGAATATCTAAAATTTCTGAAATTTCTCGTTGAGGAATCTCTTCCAAATCATGTAATACCAGAACAGTTCGGTGATCCAAACCCAAGGATGTCAGTCCGCGTCTGACCAAATCTTGATAGTGCAGATTCATCACATCAGGAGCCTCTTGATGTGGGGAGGCATGATTGGTTAGCACCTGCAGTTGAGTTCGACCTTTAGCAAGGCTTTGCCGCTGATCAGAAGCGACATTCCAGGCAATTCGATATAGCCAGGTGGAAAATTTGGCGGTTTGCCGGAATTTTGGCAATCCCTTCCAGGCCCGCAGAAACACCTCCTGAACCAGATCATCTAAACTCGGCCCATCACACAACTGGTAGAGAATTGATCTCACCCGCTGCTGATGCCGTTGATACAGCGATCGGAAGCTCTGGGTGTGGCCTTCCAGGCATTGCCGGACTAGCACTCTATCATCTTGTTCAGACTGGTTATGGTTCGATGCAGTGGGCACAACATACACCTGCAAAATAACCCTCCGTCGGGCTTACAGTCCTATGATTTAGACCGAAAAGAGGGGAAAAGGTTCAATCAATCAGAATACTTTATGGCTTGCCCCAGTTGGACAGGTCAGGGCAGGGGGAATAATGATTAGGGAGCAATCGTTGTTCAGTTTTCAGGATTTTCCTCGCCTCAAGCAGGCTCACATCTCAATTCCAAATCCCTGGAGACTGGCAAAAAACAACTGAAGAGCCTGTCTAACAAGGTGGTGTTATTCTCAGTCCTGCTTTTCATGTAAAGTCGTTCAAGAGTTTGTAAGGTCTCGTGACATTTTCCCAACAATCTGAGTAATATCGTGGCTAGAATGCCAGGGGTGCAACGGA from Leptodesmis sichuanensis A121 includes:
- a CDS encoding NAD(P)-dependent oxidoreductase codes for the protein MEIGLIGTGLMGLPMAERLLNTGFSLMAYNRTAEKLVPLQKLGVAIAPSPQQLIQTSTCIILMLTNAEAIREVVLSAACRAELAGKTVIQMGTIAPAESRALQADILAAGGDYLEAPVLGSIPEAQSGKLIVMVGATSEQFEQWQEVLSCFGPNPRLIGPVGAAAAVKLALNQLIGSLTSAFATSLGFIQRQHASVDLFMEILRESALYAPTFDKKLQRMLDRNYEHPNFPTKHLAKDMGLFLTEAQSLGLNPELVMAVQSILTKTLELGLADKDYSALFSAVSQ
- the cobA gene encoding uroporphyrinogen-III C-methyltransferase — encoded protein: MADQAGKVYLVGSGPGDAAYLTVQAQELLSRAEVVVYDALVDNDLLKGVPEGCLKLNVGKRGGQPSTPQSEINQLLVEYCQQGKQVVRLKNGDPFIFGRAESEIKALRRAGCEYEVLPGLSSALVAPLLAGIPLTDPDLSQCFTVLTAHNPDSLPWVSLARIETLVILMGGRTLPEIVRRLRGHGRSPDTPVAIIRYAGRPEQQVWEGTLSNILAKTAEASLAPCVIVIGEVVRLRKYIQPQTSDATKTTSKSQRQEIPAEPTHFSTRPPRTDAISPVSTPTPTASPPADLPPLNLPTTPTSLTSSTPTPLPPLSSPSPSPLSSPLVLPTEPPAPATPLPLADKIVLVTRAASQSSQFTQLLQEQGARVIEMPTLEIGPPSSWRELDDAIAHLEDFDWLILTSTNGVDYFFERLKAYQDGDASLYCNIRIAVVGEKTAQRLAKWGVQPDFIPPNFIADSLIAKFPEPLSGLRILFPRVESGGREVLVKEFGSQGARVREVAAYESRCPTTIAPEALAALQNKAIDVITFASSKTVQNFCQLSLQADPSWQSWLEEVCIASIGPQTSKTCESLLGRVDVEATEHTLDGLTQAIVDWASSDQESQGNTGDREGKEDAEERNAIMGDTIMGE
- a CDS encoding ISKra4 family transposase gives rise to the protein MTATIVQSTTESITLQITIPLSQSFLDTEETIQSVLNEAGTLASGAALKQFDTDGSAIAMGGMNWTSKGQLPKTYQTPYGTVEVHRHVYQTSAGGPTFCPLEVDARIIMTSTPRLAKQISHKYAEMSSVRVVEDLRENHGRVIHRSFVQTLAEAVGEIALLKEEDWHYQTPKLPVEVATVSLGVDGTCLLLCKDGFRQAMIGTLSLYDAQGERLHTTYVAAAPEQGRQTFLDRMRREIEHIKRLYPNSHYQGLADGAPENWTFLEPVTDSQVLDFFHATQYLDNVAKAIHPRNPKHQKSWMDEHCHLLKHEVGAAQRLLTEMETIVPKRVSQSVQKGLQDAITYFRNHHHQMRYAEAIAAHLPIGSGVTEAGCKVIVKARLCGSGMKWKEHGAGIVLSLRTLSYSQGRWQQFWSKINRYGFTFAE
- the argF gene encoding ornithine carbamoyltransferase — its product is MGSLTGRDLLSMADLTAEELQELLRLAAQLKSGALSLRCEKILGLLFYKASTRTRVSFTSAMYRLGGQVLDLNPNVTQVSRGEPLEDTARVLDRYIDILAIRTFDQHDLEKFAEYTEIPIINALSDREHPCQVLADLQTIQESFNTLEGITLTYVGDGSNNMAHSLLLGCALVGMNVRIASPAEYQPLEPIVQQAKAIAGDRSEVTVTTDAIAAVQGSQVVYTDVWASMGQESSAQSRIPIFQPYQVNEQLMAHADRQAIVLHCLPAHRGEEITNGVIEGSQSRVWDQAENRMHAQQALIASLLGVK
- the lexA gene encoding transcriptional repressor LexA, whose protein sequence is MDSLTEAQQELYDWLVEYIRENQYPPSIRQMMKAMGLKSPAPVQSRLEHLRSKGYIQWTEGKARTIQLTQNAMRGVPIKGVIAAGSLVDVFPDAEVEYLDLAGLSLKPNYFALQVRGDSMVDAMIDDGDIVILKPVPDPKTLKNGTIVAARVENQTTLKYFHRKGGKVTLEPANKAYQPIEVPASQVEIQGALVHVWRDYSA
- a CDS encoding Spy/CpxP family protein refolding chaperone, producing the protein MVIRPVSTLAALVMTMGSAIVLTPPVAVVSSAISHSIALAQLNQPKRAEARGWLKELNLSSEQIQKIRQIRSQYQGRLTQQRRAAQQAQRELKELMAGNASTEQVRQKFDQVQRLRQELSDTRMESMLAIRKVLNPEQRQKLADLMRQRGNSLGGL
- a CDS encoding sigma-70 family RNA polymerase sigma factor — encoded protein: MPTASNHNQSEQDDRVLVRQCLEGHTQSFRSLYQRHQQRVRSILYQLCDGPSLDDLVQEVFLRAWKGLPKFRQTAKFSTWLYRIAWNVASDQRQSLAKGRTQLQVLTNHASPHQEAPDVMNLHYQDLVRRGLTSLGLDHRTVLVLHDLEEIPQREISEILDIPLGTVKSRLFHARAAMRQFLEREGVQL